A window of Fusarium fujikuroi IMI 58289 draft genome, chromosome FFUJ_chr10 genomic DNA:
GGATCTACAAACAGCGCAACTGGGGAATGCAAACAATCGGGGCTTCTGCCGAGACTGTCTTCAATCGGCCGCGCATTGATAGATTAAGGCTCGGCGAAAGGCACGTCACGTCAATACAAAAGCGCATCAATGACATTTGAGCGCGTATATGGTCAAGGGAGTCAGGCAATTACAGAAAGGCTGCACTAGCCACAACGCTTGTATTGAGtgttttttatagtaaaacTAGAGACCAGTACACCAGGCCAAATGAATCGAAAAGCCAAGACGCCGTCACCCACGGGTATTGTCCGTTATTGTTCCCCCCATCAGGCATCAAGCTTTTACAGCATCATGACACCAGCAAGACCGGCGACGGCGAGGACGCCAATAGCCTTGATGGAGTTGACGCCAGCAGCGTTACCCTTGTCGGCGGTGGAGCTAGAAGCAGCAGCGTCGCTAGATTGAGAAGCATCACCgctggaagaggaagagccagTCTCCTTGGCCCAAGTGACCTTGTCGCAAATGGTGGCGGTCTCCTTGAGTTCGGCGATGCGAGAGCTGACCTCAGGGACGTCGCTGCAGGCctcgagaagagaggagatgcCATCCTTCTGGTCGATGTACCAAGAGCTGAGCTTGGAGGCGTAGGAAGTGTACTCCTTGGCCATGGAGCCAGTGACGGCGGGGATGACACATTGATCGGTCATGGTCATGGCATCGGTCTGCTTGGCGAGGAAGCTCGCGAGCGAAGAGTCGGGAGTAGGGATGGCGGTGAGGTCGGGGAGGATGCTGGAGGCGACGGAAGCGCACTCCTTAGCATCGCGCTTCTCGAGGCGCTCGAGAGCAGGGTGCGAGGCAGCGACGACGGTCGCGCCGacagtgaggatgatggcaGAGCGCATTGTGATTgggtattattaaaaaaggtgttgttggtgttggttgttgaagcGGAGAAAGAATAACGAGTGGATGGCTATTAACGAGAGTTTACTCAAAACAGATGGGATGGAAGAACCAACAGAAGGATTCCACGGGCTTAGTATTTAAGATTGTCTCAAGGCGAGGAGTCACGATTGTGGCGGTAATCATTAGGTTGGATTAAGGGGCTTCCTATTGTAGTTAATGTTTGGGCTACGTCTTATTTCCCGGCCCCCCACCTCGTAAAAAGGCTGAATGCCCTCACGAAACACCAAACATTTAGTGCCACGATCGGTCTGACCTCCATCTCTTTAGCTACCTCGTGCTCAGCCGCACGACTGGGTGCATCAGTGGCTCACTGTGCTCCGTAGAAAGACGGGAGGCTTTATGCCCAACTTGACAGTCTCTGCAACTTTCATCCAGATCAAACCAAGGACATGCAGACTTACTCCGTACCATAACGCATAACAAAGGATCAGGACAGCCAGAACCCCCCTGCATGTTAAGTTTTCAGCTCATCAAATAACTGTACCTTGCGTGTGTTAGCCAGTTTCACCCATGGCCCTTACAGGCTTACAGCCCCTTTAGCGCGAGCCAGATCATCCGGCCATCTCCCAACTGAGAATGCTTCGCGAGTCACCAACGGCAGACACTTGCCGTTTCGCCTCTCACATGTGGAGCAACTCATTTAATCCGCCTTATGCTACTGCAGCTTTTGGACATTCGTGTCACATGCTGAATTCGATTGGTCTTAAGTGATTGGAGGCACAAGTTTCGACGGCTTATCTGTGCGGACCTGGTTGTTTTCCTAAATCAGATTAGCTTAGTTCTTAGTGACTGGGTCTGCCCCAGAAATGAATTCCAGTCGCCAACGTTGGAGTCCCAAGAAATTCAGCCTTGGCAGTCTAACTTTCAGCTTTCTTTCACGGCGAGTTCCGAAAGGGCTGTTTCTTTCTCGTAACCCGACAAACCTAAAATGAAGAAATGCCGTAATTTTAAGCGACTCTTCGGCGAACAAGACTGTCATACTATTGACTGCCGGCGAGCAGTCAAGCTTTAGGGTAACCAGGACAATCAAACTAATAGGTCGCAGAATTCTTCCATGACTGGCATTCTTGGCCAAATTAACAAATGACTTCTGGAAAGAACTAGTCCATATTATTATACTGTCACTTGAACTGATTCCATTTCTTTTGTTGCTTGTATCAAACATCCTTTGGCTGCGAAGCATTGTCACGTCTTTTTGATCATGTTGAGCCTTGGATTAGTTCCCATCAACAAACTTCACCCTGACGCTGATGAATAGACGTCTCCGTGTTCCACCAATACCTAAAAGCCAATGCAAATAGGTACATCTATTTTCGTACGAGACATCAAGGCTGACTGTGTAACTATCCAGCCTTTTCTGTATTTTGGCTGAATAAGCATGTCAGCCCTATGCGGGGTTTTTCTGCTTCAACAGCTCATCCTTGCATCAGATGTCGAGCTTCGGCGATCACGATATCAAGATTCTGAGAGACGAAAAAAACGGATCTGCGTCTGAATGCCCTGAAGATGGCACCAATCCACCCGGAGTCAGGGGCGGGTAAGTCTGGGGCAGAGTTGGCTGCAGGCTTGTTGCTGACAACTGGTAGGGCAGTTCTATGATATGTCGCCCCCAAAACGATTAGGTAATTCCAAACCTTAGTCTTCCCTTCACTTGCTAAATACTAACGCGATTGATATAGGGCGAGGAAGACATGCAATCGTCTTCGAGTGTCGTGATCCAAGCGGCCGCATCTACGCTATGAAGCTATTCAAGCAAGATAGCAGAGATAGGATCCGTCGCGAACTCGAGATATTCCAATATCTCGAAAATGGCCCAAACATCATCAAGTTCATTGATGCTGTCCAAGGTGAGGAGGTTCGCATACCATTCAAAGCCTCAGTTCTGAGCCAAGATTGACGTCGTGAGGCACAGGGTTCTGACATCGGCATCGTTCTTGAATACGTAGACAACACAGATTTCCGAACGCTGTATCCTCGGTTTGATGACATGGACATTCGATATTACACCCGCGAGCTTCTGAGAGCTTTGGATTTCGCCCATAGCCAAGGTGTGATGCACCGTGATGTTAGACCGCAAAATGTGGTGATCGACCACGAAGCCAGAAAGGTGCGCCTCATAATGACACAATCTGGTGCATGCTAACACATTGTAGCTCCGACTAATAGGCTGGAGCTCAGCAGACTTCTACCGACCTGACGAAGATTTGGACACCTGCGTAGGCCTCTGGAAGCCACCGGAGCTTCTACTGAGCTACGAACGATACGACTTTAGCATAGACATGTGGTGCTTCGGTGCTATGCTCGCAGCCATGGTCTTCAGAAAGGAACCGTTCTTTCACGGGGTTTCGCTAATTGATCAACTGAGGAAAATTGTTGAAGTCCTTGGCACAGACAAGCTCTACCGCTTTGTCAATGAATACGACCTTGAGTTGAATGACGAGGAACTTGAAGCTCTGGGCCAACATCATGAACAAGCTTGGAccgacttcatcaactcgGATAATGAGATGCTCGTATCTGACGAAGCTCTGAGTCTTATTGACCAGCTTCTACGATTTGACCCGAAGGCGAGTATGATCCTGTGGCATTATGTGATGGTTTGTACTAATGTATGTGCCTAGGAGCGACTTACGACTGCCGAGGCTCTTAGGCACCCATATTATGAGATGCTGCTTCTAGAATCACGAGCAGATCAAATGAGTAGGTGGGTTTAGAGAAGGATCGGAAGACTGGAGCCATCTAATGTAAAAGGGATCCCCTTTATCTAACAGGCCGCAAGAAACCTGTCTAACAGCGCAGGCCCAATTTCTGGAGGCCATGAGTTATCTACCATGCATTACTTCACGATAGTATTCGTACTTACTCCGATCCCTTGGATTGTCTCAAGGGGAATGGGACTCCATCTCGCTTAATGACCCCGTTTTACAAAAATCCACTCACGAACAAAAACTGCCAAAAAAGCGTGCGTCATCCGGAATTCGAATCCGAGCCTCAACTTTTCTCAATGGAAGAGTTGAATCCTAACCCCTAGACCAATGACGCTTTGAGTGGTGCTTCGATGAAAACAGCTTGTTGCTAATGTGCGTCATTACGATGACCTACCCGGGCAGCAAGTCGACAACGCCTCAATGTGGCCTGTAGTGTATAGATGAAGAGCCTTATACCATCTCGACAGGACATATCTCCGAGTCTTTTGAAACGTAACCCGCAGGCTTGCAGGTAGGCTTCTTCTCTAAACTGCACTGTATCAAGAGTCCTGGTGGAAATGATCCTTGGCCCGAACTTGGCAAAATCTCAGAAGTTGCATGCAAGTTGCGGAGCttagaaagaaaaagatttTGGTTTAATTGTCGCGTCTCAAGGATTTGATGGTTATTGGTGGAGGAAAGCCATGTCAAGGGATGATCCAGGACATGGTTCTCGATGTCACGGCCGTCAGCCGCTGGGACCGCGGTTTGAACGTCTGTTGCATCTTCAAAACGAACGACAAGTGGAAATCTCATCTTGTCCAAGTGAATTTGAAGACCAGTCAGTTTATGGTATCGGATGCTGCACCTGCCATACGACGCAGAGTCTCATTCTCACGGGGTCGCAACATGCTCCAGTGATATGTATCTCGGAATTTGCGGTTATGCCGATACAGGTAGACCAAGTCGATCTCGGCGCCAAGGGAAGGGCGAGAACGTAAAAATTGTTTCATATTCATAGCGTACTGTAATTGGAGTAGA
This region includes:
- a CDS encoding probable protein kinase ck2 catalytic subunit ck2 alpha-3, with amino-acid sequence MAPIHPESGAGQFYDMSPPKRLGRGRHAIVFECRDPSGRIYAMKLFKQDSRDRIRRELEIFQYLENGPNIIKFIDAVQGEEGSDIGIVLEYVDNTDFRTLYPRFDDMDIRYYTRELLRALDFAHSQGVMHRDVRPQNVVIDHEARKLRLIGWSSADFYRPDEDLDTCVGLWKPPELLLSYERYDFSIDMWCFGAMLAAMVFRKEPFFHGVSLIDQLRKIVEVLGTDKLYRFVNEYDLELNDEELEALGQHHEQAWTDFINSDNEMLVSDEALSLIDQLLRFDPKARATYDCRGS